The Corynebacterium occultum sequence CGTCGATACGCACCATGGCTGAGGTGACGATCCTGGCTTCGCGGGGGTTGACGGAAGTGGTCTCGAGGTCGAAGGAGAGCATGCGGGAGGCATCGAAGTTACTCATGTCCACAACCCTAGCGGGGCCACCGGACATGCCTTCCGCCCACCGTGGCAAACCACCTGGGTCCGGCGCTCTCGTTAGAATCGGGAGCTGTGACTGACAAAGACAAAGACGTGGAACTGCGCCGGAAGTGGAATGATCTCGCCGAGGAGGTCCGCCACCATCGCGATCTCTATTACAACCGTCAACCCATCATCGCTGACGCTGAATTCGACGAGCTTTTCAGGTCGCTGCAGAAACTGGAGGAGGAGCACCCCGAACTGGCGGTCCCGGATAGCCCGACCATGGAGGTCGGCGCCCCCGCCGCGGTGTCCTCGAGTTTCGCCAATGTCGAGCACCTCGAGCGGATGATGAGTCTGGACAATGTCTTTGATGAGGCAGAGCTGCAGGAGTGGCTGGAGCGCACCCCGGCCCCGCGTTACCTCACCGAACTCAAGATCGACGGACTGTCCATCGACCTGATCTATCGCAACGGCCGCCTCGAGCGGGCGGCCACTCGGGGGGACGGCCGCGTCGGCGAGGATGTCACCGAAAACGCCCGGGTCATCGAGGACATCCCCGAGGAGCTCACCGGCACTGGGGAGTACCCCGTTCCGGAGTTGCTGGAGATCCGCGGCGAAGTCTTCATCGCCATCGAGGATTTCGGCGAGGTCAATGAACGCCGCATCAACGAGGGTGGCAAGCCCTTCGCCAATCCCCGTAATGCGGCAGCTGGTTCGCTGCGTCAGAAGAACACCGAGGACGTGAAGAAGCGCAAGCTGCGCATGATCTGCCACGGTCTGGGTGCCACCACCGGTTTCACCCCTACATCCCAGTGGGAGGTCTATCAGGCGTTGGCCGCCTGGGGCCTGCCCGTCTCGCCCTATACCGAGGCCATTGAGTCGTCGGAAGCTGTGGTGGAGAAGGTTCGTTATTGGGCGGATCACCGGCATGACTCCACCCATGAGATGGATGGCGTGGTGATCAAGGTGGATTCCCTGGCCGGGCAGCGTGCGCTGGGTGCCACCAGCCGTGCCCCGCGTTGGGCGGTGGCCTATAAGTATCCCCCGGAGGAGGTGACCACCACCCTGGTGGACATCCAGGTCGGGGTGGGCCGCACTGGGCGGATCACCCCCTTCGCCATCATGGAGCCGGTATTCGTCGCGGGTTCCACCGTGTCCATGGCCACCCTGCACAACCAGACCGAGGTGAAGCGCAAGGGGGTGCTCATCGGGGACACCGTGGTCATCCGTAAGGCCGGGGAGATCATCCCGGAGGTGCTCGGCCCGGTCGTCGAGAAGCGTGATGGCGGTGAACGTGAGTTCATCTTCCCCACGCTCTGCCCCTCCTGCGGTACCCGCCTGGCACCGCAGAAGGAGGGTGATGCTGACTGGC is a genomic window containing:
- the ligA gene encoding NAD-dependent DNA ligase LigA, coding for MTDKDKDVELRRKWNDLAEEVRHHRDLYYNRQPIIADAEFDELFRSLQKLEEEHPELAVPDSPTMEVGAPAAVSSSFANVEHLERMMSLDNVFDEAELQEWLERTPAPRYLTELKIDGLSIDLIYRNGRLERAATRGDGRVGEDVTENARVIEDIPEELTGTGEYPVPELLEIRGEVFIAIEDFGEVNERRINEGGKPFANPRNAAAGSLRQKNTEDVKKRKLRMICHGLGATTGFTPTSQWEVYQALAAWGLPVSPYTEAIESSEAVVEKVRYWADHRHDSTHEMDGVVIKVDSLAGQRALGATSRAPRWAVAYKYPPEEVTTTLVDIQVGVGRTGRITPFAIMEPVFVAGSTVSMATLHNQTEVKRKGVLIGDTVVIRKAGEIIPEVLGPVVEKRDGGEREFIFPTLCPSCGTRLAPQKEGDADWRCPNTRSCPAQLSARLTYLAGRGAFDIEALGEKGAQDLIRHSILSDESELFDLDEEKLLASKVYTTNAGKVNAPGKKLLENLAQARDTDLWRVLVALSIRHVGPTAARALATRYRSLAALREAPVEDIAETDGVGLIIAQSFREWFEVDWHRQIVDRWAAAGVTMAEAAGEEIVQTLSGLTIVATGSLEGFTRDSVKEAIISRGGKASGSVSKKTDYVVVGENAGSKETKARELGLKILDEAGFVRLLENGPEE